The Suricata suricatta isolate VVHF042 chromosome 16, meerkat_22Aug2017_6uvM2_HiC, whole genome shotgun sequence genome contains the following window.
CGTTGGACTAGCCTGTGGTTTTTGCTGTAGCCGGCTTGTCCCAAATTGCAACTCTAGATTATCCCCAAGTAAACCCCATTTTTGCTGGTAAGATGGCTTCTATTTCAAAGGCCAACAGGTGTCCTGAGTCTCTCTCGGTCTGCCGATTTCCACGCTGATCTTCCTactcttccccccatccccccaagtTCACGGTGCGACATTTCTCTGCAGTCTCTGCGAGGCGCTGTGGGGGACATCGGCTCctcgccgccccccacccccatctctccagTTTCTGGCTTCCGTCTTCTCCCAACCTCCCcgtctctcagtctctcagctTCTCCAAGTTTCTCCTTGGGACTCCCGTCTCTTCCGGTCTCGCCCTGGTACTCCCGGGGCGCTCAGCCTCCAGCTCCGTCCGCGTCTCCCGGCCTCTGTCTCCTCCAACACACTTCCTCATCTTGGGCTTTCCCTCCCGACCCCTCGGCTCGCTCCTccgctcccccacccctccccacacgcGCCACCGCCGCGGCCGCGGCCCCGCGCAGCCGCCACGCCCCCTCACCAAACTAACCAGCCGCCTTCGCTCCAACTTCCGGTCCCCAGCGCCCTTCACGCGCCCAAAGCTGTTCTGCGCCTGCGCCCGCCACCGCCGCTCGTTGGCCCTTGCCCAGCCCGCCGCGGGCCAAGGAGCCCGCGCGCAACTGGGAGCTTCCAAAACCCACTCTGCGCCTGCGTACAGCACGCTCTGGCTCCGCCTCTCTGCAAGTGGAGCCAGGAGTGACGCCGCGCCCTCTAGCGGCGGATGACAGCGCTGCAGCGGAAACTTGGAAGCGCCTTCTCGCAGAGCACTGTACCCTCCCCTAGACGGTCACTTGCCCCAAGATGCCCCGGCACCCGGGGAGAAAGCTAGCAGGAGCCCAGACGGTTTTAAAACGCTCCCGCGATTTAGTCACTATGATTCATAATTACTAATGCATGATTCTGTTAACGTAAAATTCACCCTAGCAATGCACTAATAAATAATTTGGCTCAACTCCCCAACCTCTTGAAGGCAGGGGCCGTTCGAGCCCTGGAGGTCCCATGTTCTCCAGCGTCCACCACAAGGATCAGAGAGTCGGtaaacatctgttgaatgaataactaaATGACTAGCCCTAGGTGTCCCACTCATTGTaggtctgagcctcagtttccctatttatAACATGAAGACAAGATCTATTTTTCAAGACTGTTGGGGaaagtaagtgaaaatatatCCATAAGACAATACATGGCTTTTTTACTACtgtacatagtaggcactcaataaatgttagggctttcattgtttttatgttctcctctcattctcctttttccttaaaatgatatTGTCCTTGAGAAGCGACAGCCTTCAGTTCTAGACCCAGTTCTAGGCACTGAGCATACAGTAGTGAACAAGATGGTTAAAGTCCtcgcccccccagccccaccccacggGAGCTCGCGTTTTAGTGggggctaacagacacataagtaaaaataaaaaagaattgtcaAGCAGTACCATCAGGCTcctgggagaaaaacaaagcaggaaaagggcaAGGAGTGCTGTTATTTTAAGTAGCATGATCAGAGAGGACCCCTCCAGGAAGTAGCATTTGAGCAGAGAGATGAAATACGTGAGACAGCAAGCGGGCTCCCTGGAGgtaaagaaaatagcaaatgtaGAGACTTCCATGGCAACAAGGCTAGCGGCTCCAAGGTCAGCAAGCAGGCTggtgtggaggaagggagggagggggaatagCAGGGAATGaggtggggaaagaaggaagggagatcAGTACACTATGGTGAGGATTTGGGCTTCTCATCTGAGGGAGATGAGAGCCACGGGAGGAGTCtaagcagaggagggacctgAGACATGATCTGACTTCGATTTTAACAGAATCCTCTGGATCGCGGGTGAGAAACCGACTACAAGGTACCGAGATGAGGAAAGAGAACCAcgggggggcgtggggggcacTGACAATAAAGTGAGAGATTCTGGACCAAGATGATGACAGAGAAGATGGCAAAACTAGTCAGATTCTGTGGGTATCTTACGTAGAATGAGGCATCAGGGATGACTCCAAAGTTTTGGGCCTGAATGCCTGGAAATACGGGGTTGCTATTAACTGACATCAGGAAAACAGGAGGGGAGGGCTCAGGGAGAAAACCCAGAGTTTCACTGCCAGTGAATTCGTCAGGTACGTGGTGCACATCAAGTGGGGACGTAAGAGGGAAGTTGGATGTAATTACAAACCTTCGGGAAACAATCTGAACACAGAGAGGCCAATTCATGGTCATTAtccaaagaagaggaagaaactgacTAGCACTTCTTGAAATTTGCAAAAGAGaacagtgtttttaaagaaacacgGGAGGAAGTAAACAAATAGAGTCAAGATGTGAGTCCCAAACTGTCCGGCCGCCAAGttcagtctgcctcaggcaaggatgaTCACTCCGtggagtgagccagtaaacaagatttgcatctggaggctggagactgccatttcccgGTCAAAATAACTTCGGCGACAGCAAACCACCAGCACTAGGAATGAGTTAGAAAACTTGAAACTAGTTCTTAGAAGAATAGTGAGACCCGGTTCACCAGAGACAAGGAAATCAACCCGTTCAAAGAACAAAGTTAAGAACAGAAGAGGGGACGTTGCGACCAACAAAAAGCAAGATTATTTTGAATGACCACAGTGCACAGAAAGACCTTTGAATGCttctgtgaaatttatttttctttcaaaagaaagggGAGGCCGATGCAGTAACACATgacaataaatttcaaaaaccacAAAAGTCTTTTGATGAACATACCAAAGAAAAGCTCTCCTAAATGGTACCTGGTCCCAGTGATCTAACAGCAGGACTTCCCCCTAACATTTCATGACGCTCTGTAAGCTGTCCGAGGACATAATTCATTCTACCAGGGCATTTGGTCTTAACGACTCAATGTGTGTCAATCCTGAATgagacaccaaaaataaaatatgtatggtTCAGGACCTACGGTGTAGCCCCATGccagataaagaaaacagagatagGTAGAAAGCGATCCTAATCACATTGCAGAGCTCACAGTCTGGTTGGAAAACAGGGTGTAGACCAAGATGGTTTTGATGTTTCTAAGGCCTGGGATGGGTGGtgcagagacaaaaataaaaatggcacacCTGTTGCCCATTGGAGAATTTACAGGTTACCTGGGTCTTGTGTTCTAGAAACTCAACTCAGAGAACACTACTCCCTCCATCAGAGAGGGCTCCCTAGAGCAAGCGTTATTTGAAGGAAAATTTCCGAGCATGGGCACTGGCGTCAAGGGAATGTGGGATCATGTCTCAGCTCTAGAATTGCCTTGCTCCGTGATCGGGGGGCAAACggcttcccctctctgggcctcatcttATAAAATGAGgcatctctccttccttccctgtgttGTTGTACGGATTGCCTCAAAGGAGAAACTATGTGGAAGATGCTGTCCAACAGTAATAACTCTACATCCAGGTGCCACTGCTTCAGGACCTAAAAGACGTGAGCAGGCGAGATTCTGAGGATCCCTGCCTATTAAACTTTCCCCAGTGATGGAAAGGTTCCATGTCCGAACCATCCGATATGATAGCCACCAGCGACGTGTGGCTATTGAAGCGAGTGCAACCGAGAAACTAAATTTTGTCTTTGAAtgcatttgaggggcacctggatggctcagtcagttgagcgtccgacttcggttcaggtcatgatctcacagtttgtgggttcgagccccgcatcgggctctgtgctgacagctcagagcctggagcatgtttccaattctgtgtctccttctgtctctgcccctcccctgctcatgctctgtctgtcatTCTGTGTCgcgcaaaaataaattttaaaatgtttttaaaaattatgaatgcaTTTAAATTTGAATAGATTTGGCAGCAGAGAGTCGAAGGGCATTCTGGGCCATGGCACCGGCTTGGGCGAAAGGTCCAGATGCAGGAAAGAATCCAGCTCAGAGGATTTGTGTTAGTGTCCTGTGGCTGCTGTGAGAAGTGGCcacaaatttagtgacttaaaacaatacacatttggggagcccaggtggctaagtcagttaagcatccgacttcggctcaggtcatgatctcatgcttcatgagttcaaaccccgcgttgagctctgtgctggcagctcagagcctggagcctgcttcagattctgtgtctccttctgtctctgcccctctcctgctcgcactctgtattcctctgtctgaaaaataaaagaacattttaaagaaatacacatttatgCCATACgttttggaggtcagaagtctaaaatcaaggtgtcggcaAGCGCCTTCTGGGGCCGCATTGAGTCTCCAGTCACTGACATCTGCCTCTGTTGTTACTTACTCTTAccccccactgcctccctccGAGAAGGACCCTCGTGATTCCCTGGGGCCCACCCCGATAATCTAGGATACGCTCCCCGCCCCCAAGACCCTTAATCACATCCACAAGGTTCTCTTTGCTTTGGTCGGTCACATAGTCACAGGCTTAGGGGATTAGGATGTGCACCTCATTAGGGGCCATTATTCTGTCTGCTCAAGGTCTGAACAGCTAGAATATAAGCGGGTCCAGGGTTGGAGTTAAACCTCGAATCCCAAGTGAGATGCCCCTAAAAACACCTTTTCTTGTTGTTTCTCTGAACCTCAGATTTGTTGGGTCTTAACGCATTTTAGCTGAGGAGATAGCTCAGAACAGTCCCATGGATCTCCAAACACTTGCGATGGCCTGAAAGGCTTTCAGATCCGGCCCCCCCCAGCTCTCTCCCTTCGTCTCATCCCACTTAACCTCTTGCTCCCTCCACACAGGCCTTTTCACTCTTTCTGGAATAATGCCAAGCACActgtgcctcagggcctttgtacttgccGCTCCCTGTGCTCAGCATGCTTTAAGCATGACCTCTCGCTCCCCTCCTCAGATCTTGGCTAAAACATCACCTTACCCAATGGGCCTTGCCTGGCTGACCTATATATCCCTGCCCCACTCAGCCCTTTTTGTCCCCTTTAGATTTCTTAACATTTAGCATCACTTGATATAGTCCATgttcacttttcctttccttgtctgtctctgtccttgaAAATGTGGTCGGTCTTCATCCACTAGAATGTCAACTCCCTGAGGGCAGCGGTTGGTGTCTGTTTCAGTCACTGCCACTTCCTCTGTGCCTATAATAGGGCCTTACTCATAGCAGGTGCATAACCAATGATGGTGAGTGAACACAGAAATAAGCGATGATATCATTGagcccctggatccagccatgcctgaagggAGATTTGTGAAATTGGACAGAGGAATACAGACCCCTCACCTTCTAGCCTACACCTCCATCTCGGAGACTAGGTCGTGGCTGGTGGATTTCTTGCTGACCACACTTGCATCCTTGCTCTGCGACTCTCTCAGGGCCCAGTGACACGCGGCCGGCAGTGACCTGCGCAGTTGAGTCCTTCCGAAATACAGGAAAAGCATGGGGTTGAGGCAGCTGTGAGCCAGAGCGACGCCGGCGATCAGGGGCTCAGCCCGCAGGGCGCGCGCCAGGAGTGTGGAGTGTGGGGCCGCCGCGGCGAGGACCAGCCCCAGCGAGTGGTAGGGGGCCCAGCACACAAAAAAGCCCACCACTACAGCCGTGCCCAGCGGCCAGCGGTGTCGGGCCGCACGGCACAGAAGGGCACCGTGGCAGGTGGCCACCACCGCCAGGGGGCCCAGGAAGCCAAAAATAAAGCGGGTGGCGGTCACCGTGTTCTCAACTGCGGCGGAGCCACCGTAGTCCAGCACGCACTCCAGCCGGGGAGGAAAGTGCTCCCGGTGCAGCCGGCGATAGACGGCCGAGGGCGCGGTGAGCAGCAGGGCCACGGCCCAGGCGGCCCCGCAGGCTGCCTGCACCCTGCgcgcccgccccgccgcccccccgCTGGGCCTGAGCGCCAGCAGGCAGAGGTCCACACTGAGCGCGGCCAGGAGAAGCACGCTGGCGTACATGGACAGCAGGATGGCCGACGGCAGGGCCCGACAGCCCAGCGCCCCGAAGGGCCAGCTGCCCCCACGGGCGAGGGGCACCGCCAGCACTGGGAGCGACAAACAGCAGACCAGATCCGCCGCGGCCAGGTGGAGGTACCAGGTGGCGCCCACCGTGCGCCGGGCCTCTTTCCAGGCCACCCAGGCCACCAGGGCATTGCCAGGCACGCCCGCCAGGAAGACCACCCAGTAGAGCAGCACCGGGGCCGTGCGCAGTGGGTCGGTGGAGACGCAGGTGCCGTCCACACAGTCCACAGGGAGGTCGGGGGTCCCCGAGTAATCCCCATACTCGTAGCTGAGAGACGCGTTCTCCATCCAGGCCCCTGACAcctgaagaggagagaaaggcgTGGAAAGTCAGGAGGAAGCCCGCGGGCCCCTGGAATCCTAGGGCCGAGGGCCCCCATCGACGGCTTGGAAACAACACAGAACCGCAGCGCGTTCTGGAACTGGCCGGGTAGCATCTTGCCCTTGGAAAATGGTGTGAGGTCAGAACGCCAGCCGGTTAGGACACTGGAATTCTAGAAGGCCGAAGTGTTAGGAGCTGGCTCGGAGCATCCTGGAATTCTAGACGATCACAGAGTTGGAACTCAGGCTTCTTAGCATCTTAGAATTCTAGAACAGAACTGTGTCCAAACATGATTAtgatgggtgctctctctctcaatgatcATAGTTAACTGCTACCCAGTCAACAGGTGCTACTGGAGAGTTTGAAATGGGGCCAGGGGGACCCACCAACATTTTCAAGTTTACTTCAATAGAAATagtacatgtatttatatttaaatggcTGCGTTATTGGATGGCAACATTCTAGAACATTGACATGTTAGGAGACAGGCCAATTCTAcaattttaaatatcagaatcTGAATACCCatcaagaggagaaaatattaatacatttccaCAGCAAAAGGGCTTGTCTTGGTTTTTCTTCGCTGGTGTTATTGAATCTGGCTGCAGCAAAAAGGCACCTTGGGAGAAATCGGGCCATTTTGCTTTGTACATAAACTagactcaggggaggggcagagagagggagacacagaggatccaaagcagactcggCACTGATAAGCTGACAACAgtgaccccaacgtggggcttgaactaaccaacccgcaagaccatgacctgagccgaagtcagacgttcaactgactgagccatccaggcgctccctGTTGGGGCAATTTTGTAAAGTCATGATAGTGTTAGgaaaccaggaaaaataaaatgtcgaattctccaaagaggagattcatgcattcattcattcagtcagtcagccATGCAAGAAGCCTCCTGAGTACCCGGGCTGTTCCAGGCACTGAAGACACAGCAGGGGACGACACAGAGAAAAATCCCTTTTCTCTTGGAGCTGACATTCTAGGTGGAAGGGTCAGACAAGGAAGGAATGTCACTCAAGgaacaaaagaagcaaaatacaGTATCTTAGAAGGTGATaaatgcagggcgcctgggtggctcagtcggttgggcggccggcttcagctcaggtcatgatcttgcggttcatgggttcgagccccacgtggggctctgtgctgacagctcagagcccggagcctgtcttcagattctgtgtctccctctctctcggaccctcatgctgtctctctctatcaaaaataaataaaaatattttttaaaaattttgtaaaggtGATAAATCCTacggccaaaaaaaaaaatatcacacaGGGAGTTTTTAAATGAGTGGTCAAAGAGGAAACTGATGAGCAAAGTCataaaggaggaaagagggatGAGACGTGGGGGGATCCGAGAGAAGAGagtttcaggcagagggaacagccagtgcaaagggcctgaggtgAGAATATGGCCGATCATGTTCAACAAACAGTGAGGACTGATGCCGGTGTGGCTGGAATGGAgtagggaaggaaaagggaaaggtaAGAACAGAGAGGGACCACAAGGGGTCCTATAACAACCCTCTGATTTTACTGTTGTTAtacccattctgcagatgagaaaaccgaggcacagagaagtaacCTCCCTAAGACCATTCAGCTAAGCAAGTTACAGAGCTGAGGTCTGAACCGTGTTAGTCCCACCCCAGAACTCCAGGCCCTAGAATATATTCACCCCAAAGTCTTAGATTCGAAGGCAGGCCAGCCCAAGGCCTGGAGCAGGCCCGGACTCTGTGACTGAGTTTCAGTTGGCTtctctcttggtttcctcatctgagaaatgagTCACGGAGGTGAACCTACCTCACTGGcttggtggggcggggggggaaggCCTTTAGGAGTTGATGTGTGTGAATCGTGTGGCTTAGACAAAGGGCTCAGGTAGATGGCGGACTGTCCCCCATAAGGTCAGAGGGCCGTGATCCTCGGCGGGGTCTGCTGACTCTCAGGGACGGGCTGAGACTACCCTGAGCTCTATCTGGCATTGATGCAACAGGAAGAGCAGAGGGGAAGTTGGGACACTGCCTTCTGTCCCCTCTACCCTGCCAGCtagctgctgtgtgtgtgtgtgtgtgtgtgtgtgtgtgagtgagtgggagGGCGCAGTTAGGCATGCCCTTTGCCTATTATTTTCATCACTAGAGTAAATGTGTGCaggctttaaaaattcaaaccctcaccagctgtgtggccttgggcggctcacttaacctctctgttccccAGCTTCCCCGTCTGTAAAACGAGAATAATAATATTCCTACCTGCGAGCCTTCAATCAGCGAATCGAAGTGAAGAGGTGAACGCACTGCCTGGTCCACGTGAGCACGTGACACGCGTGTTGGTCCACGCAGCCTCTCTCCCCCCCcagacccccaccctgccccacttGACCGTCAGTGGTATTTCCCTTTTCAGATAGCAGACGGAAATGGAACATTCCAACACCCCTCTTTCACCTCTTCATCTTTTTCATGTAGTGTTTTCgatctgtgtcctcatctgtaccCACGTCAGTCCTTTCCTCACAGTGGTGTTGGAATCGGCCCCCTGGCGGGACGCATCGGGCTCCTTAACCCGCCTTACACTAAATAAaggatgttaaaaaaattttttaaagtgtatttatttgagagagagacagcgtgagcaggggaggggcagaaagagagagagaatcaaaagcaggctctgcacgacCAGCAAagccgcaagatcacgacctgagctgaaaccaagagtcaaacacttaaaccgactgagcccctcaggcgccccaataaaggACATGTTTAATGATGCTCATGAATCGCCTAATTATTTTATGATCTTTTGTACAATAAACTATATTCATATAGCTCTATCTATATGATTaccattattactattactttataacaatgaagaaaggagataatctttactaagcacctactatgtaccaggcacaaCCCTTACAACAAGCCTATGAGGTACGTGCCATTGTTAGGCCCCATTTCCCAGACTGTCAGCAGCTTCCGGCCCCCCCAGGTCCCTAGCATCTAGAACAGCACCCGGCCGGTGGCACGTACTTAGGTGATGTTAGGCGAGTGAAAGAAtgaagagggaaactgaggcacagagaacaaaGGGGTCACTCCGGCTTCTTTCGGTTCCTTGAGGTCCCGAGCGCCTGTGTGAGTGCTCAGGGCACAGGTGTGCTCGGAAACCAGCCCGTCGTTCTGCCCCGGAGACCAGGGGCAGAAGCGACAGAAACCCAACACGGGACACCTCGCCCTCCCGCCAGAGAAGCACACGTATGCGCATCAAAAGACACGTGCCCGAAGAGACGTGTTCACAGCAGCCCATGATGGGAAGCCAAGTGGTCACCCACGGGGGAGCGAATAAACGGAGCAGGGGACATTCATGCGGTCGAATGTTCTAGAACAATGAGAATCAACAAACCACACGCGCAAAGGTGGATGAGTCTCATCTACACACTGCTGAGGGGAGACATCCAGACAGACAGGCGGGCCACTTGACTGAGTGATATCATTCTCATAAAGTTCAAAACCGAGCAGAAGAATTCTATGCGGGGATGGGTTCTGACTGGGGGAGCTGTCGGAGGGCCCTTCGGGACCAGGAttgtgctatttctttttttatttttaatatttatttattttgaggggcatctggggggctcagtcggttaactgtccggctttggctcaggtcatgatctcacagttcatgggttcgagccccgcgttgggttctatgctgacggcccagagcctagagcctgtttctgattctgggtctccctctccctctgttcctcccctgctcatactctgtctctctctctgtctctctctctgtctctgtctctctctctcaaaaataaacaaagattaaaaaacagaaaagaaaagaatgaccGTATTTTCTCTACACTTGACTGTGACAGATTTGTGGGTCCTTTGCCTCACGCTTTTCTGTTGGGCGGCCGAGTCAATTCCAAGAGTCTGGACTGTAACGGCGAGGTGAC
Protein-coding sequences here:
- the C5AR2 gene encoding C5a anaphylatoxin chemotactic receptor 2 isoform X1, whose amino-acid sequence is MLPGSHRLPDAQRDPRPPGPGCEPGWWHLVNMRTLLQETVSGAWMENASLSYEYGDYSGTPDLPVDCVDGTCVSTDPLRTAPVLLYWVVFLAGVPGNALVAWVAWKEARRTVGATWYLHLAAADLVCCLSLPVLAVPLARGGSWPFGALGCRALPSAILLSMYASVLLLAALSVDLCLLALRPSGGAAGRARRVQAACGAAWAVALLLTAPSAVYRRLHREHFPPRLECVLDYGGSAAVENTVTATRFIFGFLGPLAVVATCHGALLCRAARHRWPLGTAVVVGFFVCWAPYHSLGLVLAAAAPHSTLLARALRAEPLIAGVALAHSCLNPMLFLYFGRTQLRRSLPAACHWALRESQSKDASVVSKKSTSHDLVSEMEV
- the C5AR2 gene encoding C5a anaphylatoxin chemotactic receptor 2 isoform X2, producing the protein MENASLSYEYGDYSGTPDLPVDCVDGTCVSTDPLRTAPVLLYWVVFLAGVPGNALVAWVAWKEARRTVGATWYLHLAAADLVCCLSLPVLAVPLARGGSWPFGALGCRALPSAILLSMYASVLLLAALSVDLCLLALRPSGGAAGRARRVQAACGAAWAVALLLTAPSAVYRRLHREHFPPRLECVLDYGGSAAVENTVTATRFIFGFLGPLAVVATCHGALLCRAARHRWPLGTAVVVGFFVCWAPYHSLGLVLAAAAPHSTLLARALRAEPLIAGVALAHSCLNPMLFLYFGRTQLRRSLPAACHWALRESQSKDASVVSKKSTSHDLVSEMEV